One Gemmatimonadota bacterium DNA window includes the following coding sequences:
- a CDS encoding ASKHA domain-containing protein — MRIDRRGRIDGRGEPLTSPAISPTFPMKKIDKAAYQERLDRITAIFKDMMAHATRQATYRCPYKNRFDECTARFGCRNQRKPRKAGGLLMCGGDDKLDYRSAWETEEAPLDTSANPASGSVTDGTTNQPSVIGKSIFDYADDLAVQVPTSCFRNGICHECIVEIRQGMEGLVPRTKPESFLRENYRLACQARVIDPKVDIAFSPLRRTPKILTVTEEKETRLDPMVTRRGDAVYYDGEQVDQFRGHLYGLAIDLGTTTVVMDFVDLETGRSVHVCSFENPQRFGGSDVMHRISYDGSFEGELWNAIINAVNHEIMDWCERTGTARQEIYEIVVAGNSTMRDLFFRLVVQSIGQKPYKSLIENEYLAGERETTALTIGTRRLGLRANPKARVYGLPIIASHVGGDVAADLATVDLAAQPGVSMLVDVGTNTEVVVAGNGRMITASCPAGPAFEGGGIQYGMPGYEGAIETLKWEDGRFAWSTIGDTAPQGVCGSGLIDLLAELRRHGMMSPKGVFSDRKQFEVSVVPESGITLSRQDASNLAQAKAANYCGQYIVLRAFGVAPGDVDRLFLSGGFANYVDVRNAIDIGFLAPVPEDRIVKVGNAAVQGAREVLLSRSRRMEMETLVRDIEHVELETTPDFFEVFVEACQFKPMPGVLV; from the coding sequence ATGCGGATCGACAGACGCGGGCGGATCGATGGACGCGGCGAACCGCTGACCAGCCCGGCAATTTCCCCTACCTTTCCCATGAAAAAGATCGACAAGGCGGCGTACCAGGAACGGCTGGACCGCATCACGGCCATCTTCAAGGACATGATGGCCCATGCGACCAGACAGGCCACCTACCGCTGCCCCTACAAGAACCGTTTCGACGAATGCACCGCCCGGTTCGGGTGCCGCAACCAGCGCAAACCGCGGAAAGCCGGCGGCCTGCTCATGTGCGGCGGGGACGACAAGCTCGACTACCGCAGCGCCTGGGAGACCGAGGAGGCGCCCCTGGATACATCCGCTAATCCGGCAAGCGGCTCCGTAACCGACGGCACGACGAACCAGCCCTCGGTCATCGGAAAATCCATCTTCGACTACGCCGACGACCTCGCCGTGCAGGTGCCCACCTCGTGTTTCCGCAACGGCATCTGTCACGAGTGCATCGTGGAAATACGGCAGGGGATGGAAGGACTCGTACCTCGGACGAAACCCGAGTCCTTTCTGCGGGAGAACTACCGGCTCGCCTGCCAGGCCCGGGTGATCGATCCGAAGGTGGACATCGCCTTTTCTCCCCTGCGCCGAACGCCCAAGATCCTGACGGTTACCGAAGAAAAGGAAACGCGGCTGGACCCCATGGTCACCCGCCGGGGCGATGCGGTTTACTACGACGGCGAGCAGGTGGACCAGTTCCGCGGGCACCTGTACGGGCTCGCGATCGATCTCGGCACGACCACGGTGGTCATGGATTTCGTGGACCTGGAGACCGGCCGAAGCGTTCACGTCTGTTCCTTCGAGAACCCCCAGCGGTTCGGCGGCAGCGACGTCATGCACCGGATCTCCTATGACGGGTCGTTCGAGGGTGAACTCTGGAACGCCATCATCAACGCCGTCAACCACGAGATCATGGACTGGTGCGAGCGGACGGGAACCGCGCGGCAGGAGATCTACGAGATCGTCGTGGCGGGCAACTCTACGATGCGGGACCTCTTCTTCCGGCTCGTCGTGCAGAGCATCGGCCAGAAGCCCTACAAGTCCCTCATCGAAAACGAATACCTCGCGGGCGAGCGGGAGACCACGGCGCTCACCATCGGCACCCGCCGCCTCGGACTCCGCGCCAATCCGAAGGCCCGGGTCTACGGCCTGCCCATCATCGCCAGTCACGTGGGCGGCGATGTGGCGGCGGACCTGGCCACCGTCGACCTGGCCGCGCAGCCAGGCGTATCCATGCTGGTGGACGTGGGCACCAACACCGAGGTGGTCGTGGCGGGCAACGGCCGCATGATCACGGCTTCCTGTCCCGCCGGACCCGCCTTCGAGGGCGGCGGCATACAGTATGGCATGCCGGGCTACGAAGGCGCCATCGAAACGTTGAAGTGGGAAGACGGGCGGTTCGCCTGGAGCACCATCGGCGACACCGCTCCCCAGGGCGTCTGCGGCTCCGGCCTGATCGACCTCCTCGCCGAACTGCGCCGCCACGGCATGATGTCGCCCAAGGGCGTATTTTCAGATCGCAAACAGTTCGAAGTGTCCGTCGTGCCCGAGTCCGGCATCACGCTCTCCCGCCAGGATGCCAGCAACCTCGCGCAGGCCAAGGCCGCCAACTACTGCGGTCAGTATATTGTGCTGCGGGCCTTCGGCGTCGCTCCGGGTGACGTGGACCGCCTCTTCCTGTCAGGCGGCTTCGCCAACTACGTGGACGTCCGCAACGCCATCGACATCGGGTTCCTGGCCCCCGTGCCCGAAGACCGCATCGTCAAGGTGGGCAACGCCGCCGTCCAGGGCGCCCGGGAGGTCCTCCTGTCCCGCTCGCGACGCATGGAAATGGAGACGCTGGTCAGGGACATCGAGCACGTCGAACTCGAGACCACCCCCGACTTCTTCGAGGTCTTTGTCGAGGCCTGCCAGTTCAAGCCCATGCCGGGGGTGCTGGTGTAA
- a CDS encoding GNAT family N-acetyltransferase has protein sequence MFHLRPARPSSDEAGIASVVNSFEQNPVSEDTVHEWLTHTAPGRIDYRQVAVTEDDDVVGYAVSVHETWDPPGQFYAWVGVDPTERGGGIGAALYSDLMRFLKRREAGTITSEVQDNCEVSQAFAKKRGFENDRHLFQSSLDLEAFDESPFKRVLSNVTETGIHVHSLADFGDTSDARRKLYEVNVITDQDVPGWSGPGLSFEEFNEWVYESGWYRPDGQLLAADGDDWVGICAVRLYPESQQAFNVHTGVIRGYRRRHIALALKLAAIHHARKHNARSLSTHNDSTNGPMLALNRKLGYVAAPGRYTLRKTMP, from the coding sequence ATGTTCCACCTCCGTCCCGCCCGTCCATCCTCCGATGAGGCGGGCATCGCTTCCGTCGTCAATTCCTTCGAGCAGAATCCCGTTTCAGAAGATACCGTGCACGAATGGTTGACTCACACGGCTCCAGGCAGAATCGACTATCGTCAGGTGGCTGTGACGGAGGACGACGATGTGGTGGGGTACGCGGTGTCGGTACACGAGACCTGGGATCCGCCGGGACAGTTCTACGCCTGGGTGGGCGTGGACCCTACGGAGCGGGGTGGCGGCATCGGTGCCGCGCTGTACTCCGATTTGATGCGGTTTCTGAAGCGCCGCGAGGCCGGGACCATAACCAGCGAAGTCCAGGATAACTGTGAGGTTTCTCAGGCATTTGCGAAAAAACGCGGATTCGAGAACGACCGGCATCTGTTCCAGTCGAGCCTGGACCTCGAGGCCTTCGACGAATCACCCTTTAAGCGAGTTCTCTCGAACGTCACCGAGACTGGAATACATGTACACTCGCTCGCGGATTTTGGTGATACGTCCGACGCTCGTAGGAAACTCTACGAAGTCAACGTGATTACCGATCAGGATGTGCCGGGTTGGAGCGGCCCCGGGCTCTCATTCGAGGAGTTCAACGAGTGGGTGTATGAATCGGGCTGGTACCGGCCGGATGGCCAGTTGCTTGCAGCCGATGGGGATGATTGGGTAGGCATCTGCGCGGTACGCCTGTACCCCGAATCGCAACAGGCTTTCAACGTGCATACCGGGGTAATCCGGGGATATCGAAGGCGCCACATCGCCCTTGCGCTGAAACTCGCCGCGATTCACCATGCCAGAAAACACAACGCGCGGTCACTAAGTACACACAACGATTCGACGAACGGCCCTATGCTGGCGCTCAACCGGAAACTGGGCTATGTCGCGGCGCCAGGACGGTATACGCTTCGCAAGACGATGCCCTGA
- a CDS encoding type II toxin-antitoxin system HicB family antitoxin yields the protein MESNTTRLRRRLKKEGWYLSRHGARHDIYRHPIIRGVITLPRHRKVSMAVARSIASKAKWSKQDTGGMGVSNCNAVRYPALIDGVKGAYGVSFPDLPGIVAMGDTIDDALLNAEEALRDYAIETESDGDSIVQPSDLEQVSPEPGQALTTVPLIRQSGRSVRIHMAIDEGVAVFIDSEADRRGMTRTAYVEWMARRIAMMGG from the coding sequence ATGGAATCCAACACGACCAGGCTCAGGCGACGATTGAAGAAGGAAGGTTGGTACCTGTCCCGGCATGGGGCCAGACATGACATCTACCGGCACCCGATTATTCGGGGTGTGATTACACTTCCGAGGCACAGGAAGGTGTCAATGGCGGTGGCACGATCAATTGCATCGAAGGCAAAATGGTCGAAACAGGATACAGGAGGAATGGGTGTGTCCAATTGTAACGCAGTCCGATACCCCGCTTTGATCGATGGCGTGAAAGGTGCCTATGGTGTATCATTCCCCGATCTTCCGGGTATCGTCGCCATGGGAGACACCATTGATGACGCCTTGTTGAATGCCGAAGAGGCGCTACGGGATTATGCTATCGAAACAGAATCCGATGGTGATTCGATCGTTCAGCCAAGCGATCTGGAGCAGGTAAGTCCCGAACCGGGACAAGCACTGACGACCGTGCCGCTAATCCGTCAGTCCGGGCGAAGCGTGCGCATACATATGGCGATTGACGAAGGCGTGGCCGTATTTATAGATAGCGAGGCAGACAGGCGAGGAATGACACGTACGGCCTACGTAGAGTGGATGGCGCGGCGTATCGCCATGATGGGCGGGTAG
- a CDS encoding AbrB/MazE/SpoVT family DNA-binding domain-containing protein: MKSRTKMWGNSLALRIPKPITVQMGVTDDSPVVLVLRGRELTIVPVECTRQRLVDLLPGVTKHNLHGRITVGTPDRGET, translated from the coding sequence ATGAAATCCCGTACGAAAATGTGGGGCAACAGCCTGGCGCTGCGCATCCCGAAGCCGATCACGGTCCAGATGGGCGTCACCGACGATTCACCGGTGGTGCTGGTGTTGCGAGGCAGGGAATTGACCATCGTCCCGGTGGAATGTACCCGGCAAAGGCTTGTCGATCTGCTTCCGGGTGTCACGAAGCACAATCTGCACGGCCGGATTACGGTCGGAACCCCGGATCGCGGAGAAACGTGA
- a CDS encoding type II toxin-antitoxin system PemK/MazF family toxin, with translation MHNENYIPKRGELVWICARTGDGSNLSSACPAFVLSPGSYNAKVGLAVLCPVGDEAKGYPFEVPIPAGMPASGVILADQLESVTWPSCILEPICSLPAEITEAVLRKAVTLLEREDGP, from the coding sequence ATGCACAACGAGAACTACATCCCCAAACGGGGAGAATTGGTATGGATCTGCGCCCGTACGGGGGACGGATCAAACCTGTCCTCCGCATGCCCCGCCTTTGTGCTTTCACCCGGGTCCTACAACGCAAAGGTCGGCCTGGCCGTGCTCTGTCCGGTCGGCGACGAGGCGAAGGGGTATCCATTCGAGGTCCCGATTCCCGCGGGAATGCCGGCTTCCGGCGTCATTCTGGCCGATCAGCTGGAAAGCGTGACGTGGCCGTCCTGTATACTGGAACCGATCTGCAGCCTCCCCGCGGAAATCACGGAAGCTGTCCTGCGGAAGGCCGTGACATTGCTGGAGAGGGAAGACGGTCCTTGA
- a CDS encoding zinc-binding dehydrogenase, producing MSQPTMKRVIKPEGLHRIEIEEVPIPEPGPGEVRIKAACSLISRGSELGGRYTREHAVSPDVMGYSMAGTVDALGKGVEHLDIGDGVVALAPHAQYTVRPARLVFPWDQTIIMPMSAGLSFDSAPYYPLTAGAVTWVEVEDIKPQDTVVVLGQGLVGNLILQVIKANGDGRVVAVDALENRCTMAAEFGADVVVNARKEDPVKIVKRMTNGLGADVVVYAVGGPAGPAAFGQGLDMLALGGLIHLIGLYEDQPLSLPSDKIQGRRLLGGYFRTRASARQSRRAMELLASGAIGTERMTSHRFPWHQAADAFALLYQKPGDALGVLLDWRD from the coding sequence ATGTCTCAGCCAACCATGAAACGCGTCATCAAGCCCGAAGGCCTCCACCGGATCGAGATCGAGGAGGTGCCGATACCTGAACCGGGTCCCGGAGAGGTTCGGATCAAGGCGGCCTGCAGCCTGATCAGCCGGGGCTCGGAACTCGGTGGCCGGTATACGCGGGAACACGCGGTGAGCCCGGACGTCATGGGCTATTCCATGGCGGGTACGGTGGATGCGCTGGGGAAAGGGGTCGAACACCTGGACATCGGCGACGGGGTCGTCGCCCTGGCGCCCCACGCCCAGTACACGGTCCGGCCGGCCCGGCTCGTTTTTCCTTGGGACCAGACCATCATCATGCCCATGTCGGCAGGCCTTTCCTTCGACAGCGCGCCGTACTACCCGCTGACCGCCGGGGCGGTCACCTGGGTGGAAGTGGAGGATATCAAGCCCCAGGACACCGTCGTCGTGCTCGGCCAGGGTCTCGTAGGCAACCTGATCCTTCAGGTCATCAAGGCAAATGGCGACGGCAGGGTGGTGGCCGTGGACGCGCTGGAAAACCGGTGCACCATGGCGGCGGAATTCGGCGCTGACGTGGTCGTCAACGCCCGCAAGGAAGATCCCGTCAAGATCGTGAAGCGCATGACCAACGGTCTCGGAGCCGACGTCGTGGTCTACGCCGTGGGCGGTCCGGCGGGGCCGGCGGCCTTCGGGCAGGGGCTCGACATGCTGGCCCTTGGCGGGCTGATCCACCTGATCGGGCTATACGAGGACCAGCCTCTTTCGCTGCCTTCGGACAAGATACAGGGCCGCAGGCTGCTGGGTGGTTACTTCCGGACGCGAGCGAGCGCCCGCCAGTCCCGGCGCGCCATGGAACTCCTCGCCTCGGGGGCGATCGGTACCGAACGGATGACCTCCCACCGATTCCCCTGGCACCAGGCGGCAGACGCCTTCGCACTGCTTTACCAGAAACCCGGAGATGCGCTGGGGGTCCTGCTCGACTGGCGGGACTGA
- a CDS encoding dihydrodipicolinate synthase family protein, with translation MADQDPRGVYTIAPTPFEEDGSLDTGSLATLTHFLHDLGIDGITILGVMGETSKLVEAERDQVIAGVVEAADGRIPICVGTSHTGTDGCVALSRRAEELGASSLMVAPSKLAKGTDEALLAHYLKVADAVSVPIVIQDHPMSSGVLMSIDFIATIADRSPRCRFLKLEEEPSPRKASQVLAANPDVEIFGGLGGVMLLEELRHGCMGTMTGFAYPDILKDIHTKYMSGDVDGATETFYRYCPLIRFESQPGIGLSIRKNVYQRRGAIKTARARQPFVPLDDETLADLNDLLTRLGLE, from the coding sequence ATGGCAGATCAAGACCCCAGGGGCGTGTATACTATCGCGCCGACCCCTTTCGAAGAGGACGGCAGCCTGGACACGGGCAGCCTGGCTACGCTGACCCATTTCCTGCACGACCTCGGCATCGACGGAATCACGATTCTCGGCGTCATGGGTGAGACTAGCAAGCTGGTGGAAGCCGAACGGGACCAGGTCATCGCCGGCGTGGTCGAGGCCGCGGACGGACGCATCCCCATTTGCGTGGGAACCAGCCACACCGGAACGGACGGATGCGTCGCGCTGAGCCGGCGGGCCGAGGAACTGGGCGCTTCCTCGCTCATGGTGGCGCCGTCCAAGCTGGCCAAGGGCACGGACGAGGCGCTGCTCGCCCATTACCTCAAGGTGGCCGACGCCGTATCGGTGCCGATCGTGATCCAGGACCACCCCATGAGCAGCGGCGTCCTGATGAGCATCGATTTCATCGCGACCATCGCCGACCGGTCCCCGCGGTGCCGCTTTCTCAAACTGGAAGAAGAACCGTCGCCGCGGAAGGCGAGCCAGGTGCTTGCGGCGAACCCCGACGTGGAGATCTTCGGCGGCCTGGGCGGAGTCATGCTCCTAGAGGAACTGCGCCACGGGTGCATGGGCACCATGACCGGCTTCGCCTACCCCGACATTCTGAAGGACATTCACACGAAGTACATGTCCGGCGACGTTGACGGCGCCACCGAGACCTTCTACCGGTATTGCCCGCTGATCCGTTTCGAGAGCCAGCCCGGGATCGGACTATCCATTCGCAAGAACGTCTACCAGCGCCGGGGCGCCATCAAGACCGCCCGGGCGCGCCAGCCGTTCGTCCCGCTGGACGACGAAACCCTGGCGGACCTGAACGATCTCCTGACGAGACTGGGATTGGAGTGA